In the genome of Stigmatopora nigra isolate UIUO_SnigA chromosome 7, RoL_Snig_1.1, whole genome shotgun sequence, the window atgacaattattgatttaaaaggggaaaaatcaagaaatttaacatacatatatactcttcattttaatttaatctaaaacagaaagtcagcactcattatttactttcccgggccacacaaaatgatgtggcgggccagatttggccctcgggcctccactttgacacatatgggCTACAGCCTGATATTGGATGCTCTCTTTGCTTCAGGTTGAAAGGGGCCTTTATGAGAGGTGACTGGTACAAAACCAAGGAAATCCTCCTGAAAGGAGCCGACTGGATCATCAATGAGGTGAAGACGTCCGGTCTCCGAGGCCGAGGTGGGGCGGGATTCCCCAGCGGCATGAAGTGGAGCTTCATGAATAAGCCAAGTGATGGCAGGTGAACACGCCATCATGGAAAAAATTAGGAAGTCCGctcacctccattttttttgttttttaggccCAAGTACTTGGTGGTGAATGCTGACGAGGGCGAACCCGGCACCTGTAAAGACCGTGAGATCATGCGCCACGACCCGCACAAGTTGCTGGAGGGGTGTTTGATCGCGGGGAGGGCTATGGGCGCCCGGGCTGCATACATCTACATCAGGGGAGAGTTTTACAACGAGTCGTCCAATGTTCAGGTACGATTAGCGTTAGATAGACCCTAAAGTTTGTTTTCGCTGTGTAgcttgaaattccaaagtactttTCTTAGGGTACTAAGCCTTCActtgttgaattgaattgaattgaatgcttttattgacattacacaagtacaatgaaatttaaagcttaaccatgaagtgcacagataaataatcaataaataataataataaatctaaaattataaatcactaatcaataaataataataataaatctaaaattataaatcactaatcaataaataataataataaatctatAATATTAAATCTATAATAATAAATcactaatcaataaataataatgaatcaatataaattaataatagtatatcaatgataaataatcataataaatcaataataaataataataataatacatcaataaatgatattaaatagatactcaatgaataataataattttataatcaataaataataataataaatcaataaccAATACAgaataattcaataaataatgcatgaataattgatgaataaataataaatcactCATCAATAAATTAtgataatcaataataaatacacAATAATAATACATCAACACATGATAATAAATAGATCatcaataaacaataataatgaatttatctataaataataaaaatacatcgATCGTCAATACAtacattgtcatataataatttcttgacaaaataaataagtagagaTATACTTAGAGACAATAAAACAAGACTAGAATGTTAATTGTgcatgatatatgtatatatatatttttttaaatctggatTGGGAAAAATAGAGATAGGTCAATGTCAATGTCACTCAAAAATGTCTCTCAACCCAGATGGCGATCAACGAGGCCTACAAAGCCAAGCTCATCGGGAAGAACGCCTGTGCTTCCGGCTACGACTTTGACGTCTTTGTGATGCGGGGTGCCGGCGCTTACATTTGCGGGGAAGAGACGGCCCTCATCGAGTCGCTGGAGGGCAAACAAGGAAAACCCCGCCTCAAGCCGCCTTTTCCTGCAGACATTGGTGACCTCCACACGTCACATCGAATTGGAATTTCACCAAGGAATTGactatattttgtttattttccaccTTCAACTAGGGGCATTCGGCTGCCCGACAACCGTCTCCAACGTGGAGACGATCGCCGTGGCGCCCGCCATATGTCGTAGGGGCGGAGCTTGGTTCGCCAGCTTTGGCAGGGAGAGGAATTCTGGAACTAAGCTCTTCAATATCTCGGGTCACGTCAACACACCTTGCACCGTGGAGGAGGAGATGTCCATCCCACTCAGGGAGCTGATCGAGAGGCACGCCGGTacgccgtgaccggacgtttggtcgccggtcaaatggtgacagagagttgactgttgaaaccagctctcaaaattatattcatgagagagagtttaataactaagaactgtttaatatctaaaaagtgtttaatatctaagtactgtttcatatctaagtactgtttaatatctaagtactgtttcatatctaagtaccgtttcatATCGaggtactgtttcatatctaaatatgtactgttttcaacagtacttaaatatgaaacagtacttagatatgaaacagtacttagatgagaaacagtacttagatatgaaacagtacttagatatgaaacagtacttagatattaaacagtacttagatatgaaacagtacttagatatgaaacagtacttagatatgaaacagtacttagatatgaaacagtacttagatattaaacagtacttagatattaaactctctctcatgaatataattttgagagctggtttcaacagtcaactctctgtcaccatttgaccggcgaccaaaagaccggctaccaaacgtccgagcaccccggtacgcaacactttttttttcaaaattaaatacaacaatATTTCCAGCTGATTGAGAtccactttttgtatttttttttaaatttccataTCTCGCACGAAATGATTAATTAATCGATTTCATAACACAAGTCCAAAAACTGTGTGTGACCTTACTATGCATCATTAGGAGGAGTAAGAGGTGGCTGGGACAACCTCTTAGGGGTGATCCCCGGGGGATCGTCTACCCCCATCATCCCCCGCCACGTCTGCGATGACGTCATGATGGATTTCGACGATCTGGTACGGGCGGAGAGCGCCCTGGGCACGGCGGCCGTCATCGTCATGGATAAGTCGGTAAATACAAACTATTGAGACGAGCGTCCATCATTGTGGAAGATGATccatttccctcttttttttgttcctcgCAGACTGACGTGATCCAAGCCGTGGCACGACTGATCGAGTTCTACAAGCACGAAAGCTGTGGCCAGTGCACGCCGTGTAGAGAAGGTAAGGAACAATGTtgtaaaactttaaaatgtatggctatgtatttttttaattatttctttaaaaatattcagaatTATGAAATTCAATcctaaaatgttaaaacattatttgtgaTCACAATACTAATCACcgatgttccctctaagccaggggtgtcaaacatacggcccgcgggccggatccggcccgtctggtggtttggtacggcccggggaagaaaggtgcattatataaaaaatatgaatttactttaaaaattgtagttcttgtattatccgatagggggcgcagtgttttagtacgtgcagacaatattaattgacatttatttatgttcttatgttattctcttgttcataatatatcgttcataatgtaaaaggaaaattctgttaagaaacattttgataatttactcattctttgcactaattattagtattagtgactaatacaaaggaaaaaaagtgggcttattgttagttctatgtcattttgcaatgagtttactgctccggcccacttgatctcaaattaagctctattcggcccgcagaccaaaggcagtttgacacccctgcggCCCAGACCAATGGAAAATTAATGGGAATATTggtgttgaattttaaaaaaaagtttttgtggAGAAAAATCTGTTACTAACTTGTCCTCAGGCGTGGAGTGGATGAACGGGATGATGTGGAGGTTCGTGCGGGGCGAAGCAGCCGTTCCCGAAATCGACATGATCTGGGAGCTCAGCAAGCAGATAGAAGGACACACCATTTGCGCTCTGGGGGATGGAGCCGCGTGGCCTGTGCAGGtaggcccaaaaaaacaaaaatactttcaaaAATTAAGTCTAATCTACTCCTATTTTAACCTTCTACAGGGTCTGATTCGCCATTTCCGTCCAGAAATGGAGGCTCGCATTGCTCAGTACAACCAAAAGAACGTTCCAAGGCAGACGGAAATTGAGATGATCTGAAATCAAGTCATGTTGGAATTCTTTCCAGGAGGTACTTAAAGCACGGGTGTCCAAATCAGTCCACAAGGGTCACCTTCTTGGTTATGTTCATGTTGCATACACCAGTTaaactcctcctctttctcttaTTTGTGGATAATTAAGTCCGCTAGGTATATTTTAGGCACTCGAACTTAAAAGCCCATTTTTTTGTCTCGGGGCTGGTTAATTATGCTCACTGCAGACTTAGTATTGCCTGCATGTTCCAAATTAGCCGCTAGGGGGCATTGGTCTGTGTGTCTGGGCTTTAAAGAACTCCCAATGTAAGCCTAAGGCatcaaatgtattaaaaatgagtTTTCTAGCCTAACTGCAGACTTAGTATTGCCTGTATGTTCCTAATTAGCCACTAGAGGGCATTGGTATGTGTATCTGGGCTTTAAAGACATTCCAACTTAAGCCTAAGGCatcaaatgtattaaatatgaattttctagCCCTCCACATATTTAACAATTAGtagaatgatttaaaagaaacaaaagaatGTTTACAATTGTGACCTGATGTATCAAATAAGatgcaaatgtttatttgttcCAAAGTGACAAATAAATGTGCTTAAATGCATGTCATTCAACAGAaactttaactcattcactgccatgaacacacacacacatttcaaacaaaaacaaaactatccATGAAAGTCGAGCCCACGTTTATTTTCACAAAGACAATAAATTCCGTCACTGTTTACGCGACCATTCATGTCAGTCCTAAAACTTTTAACTGTACAGGTGTATGCTCCGTTAAGAACCACGGCGACCAGTCGTCCGTACGTCTTTTCACGGCGCCATCCAGAAGGGCATGGACTGCTGCGACTGCGTTTTGGCacggggagggggcgggggtgGGCAGCGGTACCCCTGAATCCAGTCTAAGGAGGCAGACAGGGAACCCCCCGGGTTACCTGACCCCGAGGCTTTGCCAATCGGGTGTTCGTCCTCTTCGTCGGAGGAGTCGCCGGCGTACGCCACCAAGCCCGTTTTCAGTCTCTTTCCCGCAGGTTCTGTTGGCGGAAATTTGGGGAAAAGAcgcagaaaagaaagaaaacaacaacaacaacagcagcatcGGCGACAAACATGGCAACATTTCAAAACCGTCCAAAATTGGAAGAAACACATTAGTACGGCAGATGGCGTCCCGGAGCCGCCGCCGCGGGAGTGTGGGGGGTGTGTCCAATGGAGGACGGGGCAGGACGGCGTGGAAATGGCGGCGGCACCCCCCCGGGGATGACAACATGGAAGAGAaggaaaaacagagaaaaaagagaaaacacaaaaacaggagaGAAGCTCGTTAGTGAGGAGGGCCAAAGACTGCACAGTGATGATGTCATCAGAACGGGACAAGAGACTGGAGCTATTTAGGCACCGAGGGAGAATCCTGGAAGAGTCAGCAAAAGCGGCAATGCTTTGCCGAGGTGAATCCGTCGCACACAATCTTTAActtttaagtttcaattactgaGGTGGGAGGGGGAGAAATTTGACCAAAGAAATGCCATGATGTACTTACCCACAAGGCCTTGCGGTGGTGGTGGCCTTCTTTCCTCCATCTTAGGTCGGACGCCATTAAGGGGAATCATCGGTGGAGGCATTAGCTGCCGACtggaaaaaggggaaaaacaacaaatctcaGGTATGATATCTATCTTTtacaaatgttgaaaaaaacttaatataatatatatatatataataataatttgatgtGGTAACCACTGCAATGACTAAAATTGATCAAATAATGCACTAGTTGCCTTCTGGAAAAACGAAAAACACCAAATCTTAACTATATTAatctttttacaaaatgttgaaaaaaagtattatactaaatataataataatttgatatGGTAACCACTGCAATGACTAAAATTGATTGAATAATGCATGTTAGAAAATAACGGAAAATTAGTTTAGCATGGTTGTTATAATGATAGTTGGAATAATAGTGACTGTAAAAAAGTGGGCATACCCGTCCCTCTCATTCGGTGGGCCCGAGGAACTTGTCGTTGGGGTTCTGACGGTCTCGGGGCTGCCCGTGGAGTAGCCTGCACCTAAATTAGTCATATGAATGGGTCCATGCTATGAGCAGAAAGACACACAGGCACCGTTAGCAGACATTCTCAACCAGATTCGACCGGCCACGCTATCAACCAAGTGTCATTGTTTGGACTTTATTACTTCTTACCCAGTCATGACGCGcatattaatgttttaaaaaaaagttcaccacTACACGGCGGTTTTTGTCCGTATAATATTAAgagtaacaacaaaaaacgaaaaaaaaaataggcgtTTCGCTAACCTGATAGCCTAGAAGGTTACTGTCGCACTCGTCGGGTACTTCTTCGGTGAAGCGTCGTTTCTGGGCGGGGTTAGCCGACATCGAGGGAGGAGCCTGCGTTTTGGGCGGAGCCACGCCCAACGGAATGTAGCTCACTGGAGGCACCGTCTGCGTCGAGATAGGATGGAACGGTGGAGTCGgccggaaaaaaaatggctgcgtTTTCCATTTACCTGAACTACTGAAGCGGAAACCGGGGCGGGAACGGGGGCCCGGACCGGCGGGTGAATGGGCGGCGGCGGCAGGGGCGTCGGTAGAGGAGCTGTGACGGGAGGGGCCGGGCAAATAGGCGGGGCTAGATTGGGGGGAGGAGGCGGCGGAGGGCCGGGAGTGGGCGGGAACTGAGGTAAGACTACTTTTAGCTGGTTGGGTGGAGGGATGGGAGGGGGCATGGAGTAGGGCATAGGTGGGGGCTGGTGTTGAGGTGGGGGCACCGGCATGGGGTAGCCTGGTTGGAAACCGGCTGGGGGGTAATAGCTGGGTTGTGGGGGTATCCCGTTCATCACTGGGGGTGGTGGGAAGCCTGTCAGAAGAGGAACGTGTTTTAGTGGCATGGAGGGCCATTAATATGatttttacaaatttaaaatgtgccTTGTTGTGATGGCATCATCGTGTTCATTTGACTGAGGAAGCGAGAGTACTCTGCATGAACCTAGAAGGACGGCAAAAAAAAGTCTCGTACTGGAGATGATGGGCGAGAAGTGCTACTTACCGTCTGAAGCAGGTTTTGACACAATGTTTTTGCTGCGGCCAGACCTTCTGGTTTGGGATGGCTGGAAAGGAAGAtggaaaatatatcaatatccaagtactgtttaatatccaagtactgtttaatatccaagtactgtttaatatccaagtactgtttaatatccaagtactgtttaatatccaagtactgttcaatatccaagtactgttcaatatccaagtactgttcaatatctaagtactgttcaaaccagctctaaaaattatattcatgagagactttaatatctaaatatctactgttttcaacagtacttagagattaaactctttcgtgaatataattttgagagctgatttcaacagtaaactctgtcaccatttaaccggcgaccaaacatccggtcctGATTCCATGCCATTGAAATTGGACTTAACATAGCGTAAAGGAACCCTACCTAATATAGATGTACATGGGCTCAAAAGCTTCTCTTCCAGACGTGGGTTCCAGACAGCCCGAACCTTTTCCCCTGAGGAAGACTTTAGCTCCGGTCTCGGCCTGGATGTGCTGCAGGTACGAACAATTTGGCCCCTCCACCCGCTCTTTGACGGCAAAACTGGGGACGGCGTGCTCCAGGCCCACAAAGGTCTTGTCTTGAACATAGTGCATCTGtccaaacaaacacatttgcaATGACGCCGtcgccatgattttttttgttcttccgcAGAGTGTCAGGGCTTACCCCGGTGTGGAAGTGTGGCTTGACGGGGGGCAACGACGGCGGAGGTCCTTGCGGGTAAGCGGTCGCCGAAGTGACAGTGGACGAGAAGGAGGACACGGAGGAGGAAGCGGTGGCGGCTTTCACCACCCCGTTGGTGATGATTTCTTTGATTTTGTTTACAGCTCCTGAAAACGCAATCAAACGAAAAAACTgaggaaaaataatgataaaggaCTTGTAGAAGGACAAGTACTGACGGTCCACCAGCTCCCGCGTCTGTCCTTGAACGTGAAGATACAGAGGCCGATCCCTGAGAGGGAAAGATCGGAATCCGTGTTGAAAGGTAAACGATCAAACTTAACAATTCACTGATAGCTCGAAAGGAACGTCTTAGTCACCCTGGTGGTGCTTTGCCCTTCTCCTCTGCCGTCATGTAGCGCCCCCTAGTGGATACGGCAGCGCTGCTTACTTTGCTAATCTAGAagcaaaacagacaaaaagaaaataagactTCCTAACTCAAAATGAAAGGATTTGCAGCATTTAGCTTAGGTTTTACAGGATTTGACACCAACCTGGCAACCTTGACTCCATTAATTAACCAATCCAATTGCTCACCTCATCCTGAGTCTGTCCTCGCGTTAAAAGGTTCCGGCATGTGATTGGGACGTCGTTGATCTCGACCTCCGCCACTACTAGGTCATCTTTAGCCTTGGGTGCCATCTGAGGTTTCCCCACGGTCAAAATCTGCCACAACAACACATAAAGCTACAAAGTTAAATGGGCAAAACACCCCCAACACCACAGTCAATACGTATTTGCCGTTCACCTTATCGACAGGGCCAGGTGCGCCGATCTGAGAAGGGTAAAGTTTCCCTTTGGCTACCAGCATAGCATTGATCTTGGCGGCCACGGCGGCAGCGGCATCCAGAGCCCCGGTGGGTGCAGCCTCGGCCtcccccggagctccggagtcgAGGCTCGGCTGGTCCCATTTGCTTGCGCGGCGGCTGGCGAGACAACACAACAATGGGGGGAAGGTTTATTACATGTTTACAACCATTACAATTGAAAAATCATAGCTAAAAATGCACAGTAAATGCAGGTTTAAGAACAGTTCCATATGCAAAGCTACAAAGAGCTAATGTACACCGAAGGAGTCCTCCATGATTACGTAAAGCAGCTGACTCGTTTAAGGAAGGTAAACCGTTATTCCAAAGCAAACAACAAACTCACCCGCCGTTTTGACTTCCACCAAATGACATATATGTCTCGAATTGTGCGTCTTTCGATGGGTAAAGACACGAGATGGTTGTAGTTTCTTATGTTTAGCACAGGTATGATAGTAGCTAAGCGAGAAAACTATCATTAGCAAAGCTATGGAAGTCTAGATGTCTGCGGACGGGGTCGGCGGCGTACGTGATGAGTGGCCATCTTGCGTCGCGGAATATAGATGCTGGGCTTTAATTGTAGTGCAGGGGGATGGAGACATTTGCTATGAATTTGTTTGgatgttaaaaatgaaaatttacaattgcttttttttatcaatttaggTTAATAATTGAAGATGGTATGTTAAAAAAGACAAGCATTTTAAAGATTGATTGGAAAGTGGAAATTTTGACCGATATTCTCCGTTGACAATTGCTATATTTAGTTAATGGCCCCGGTGCAAGATGGCCGATGCTTGTCCCCGTATCTAGGAAATACACACTTCCGTTTCCGGTTATTGAGTCGCCGCTAGAAGGCGTCAGAGGAAAGTTTGTCCTTTTGGAAAATCGTGGCGTTCACCTGCTCGGTTTATGAACACGCACATAGAGGTACGTTTATAAAAGTATTAAATATTAATCCCAAAAGAGATATTTTAAACGGAGAAAAGCAGCATTTTCTGGCCAAAGTTTTTATTAAAACCAATTAggtcaaaatatttgtattatattgTTGTATTCAGCTTTCTTAATTGTATCCATGTGGTGTTCAAAATGTTTGCTTGTTAAAGAGAATCAGTTAACATTTAGTAACCagtaatgaattaaaaaaaacattaataaaccaGACCTGCGTTACTAAGTAGCAGTCTAATGTTTAATTTTGCACACAATTGTGCACATAAAACACATTCAAAGTTTGAAGCAACAATAATGTCATCCTATGTGGCATAACGTATAAGatggagttgttgtttttattttgtattcttcTACACAGTTTTAACTGGTAGTATTTGGAAGTGTTTAACATCTGgaattattctctttttttaggTGGACAACAACCACTCCAGTTTTACGGTTTAAAATGGATTTACGTCTAAACCTGGTCTCATCTCTAATTCACCAAAATggtgagtatttttttgttgttgttacatgACGTAGtcaataatttgtatttttggacCCATAAGCAAAACCATGAAAGTCAATTGTCTATCTATACTTTTTCTACTGAAATAGCAGTTATTATCATTCAATTGAGCCATTCGATTATTGTAATGACGCAGTTCGCATGTAGGTGTCACTATAAACTCAAATGTGAGTactggaagaaaaacaacatttttacaatattacgagtaccgtattttcacgactataaggcgcaccgcattataaggcccaccttcaatgaatgacattttttccatatataaggcgcactgtattataaggtgcactgtctattttggagaaaatttaagtcttttaagtgcgccttatagtcgtgaaaatacggtaattgctattgacttccagatatgaagcactcagtactttacagtcacctctagagccagccataattgatgttttggattttttttgcataaaatcttgcagtgggggaggagctatatgatggaagattttgtaaactaagatggcatctgaatattttacagtattgtttcatttcaggcgtttgtgttttttttttaatatccgatagtggtgttttttcgtttttggttttctgttttttccatatataaggcacactgcattataaggcgcactgtctattttggagaaaaattaatacttttaagtgtgccttatagtcgtgaaaatacgatactttGCTCAACATAAAATGGACGTACTTTGAGCCTCTAAATCCAAACATGGTCAAGGAAAGAGATTATCTGTTGTTATGGCCAAAAACTTTGTGGTGTTCACATGTGTTAGTTCAGCGtcaggaggtcaaaggtcaggccGGGCCCGACTCCACACAGACGCCCGTTGATGCGCCAGAAGGGGCGGGAAAGAGCAGACGTGTCATATTTACTGTCTTTGCCAGTACGAGCCCAGGTGCGAAGCGTAATACGTATGTCGGTTGATGTAACCTCCGGCCCCCGGGGGCCCCGCGGTCCGGTCCTCGCCTGATCCTGTCCGCCGACACCCACGTGCGAAGTCCCCGGCTGCGATAGAGAGGAGGGCGCCGTGCCGCGGGGTCGCGTTGACTCCAACAAAGAAACACTGTCAGCGGCTTGCGGCTTTGCCGTCAAACTAGCAATTACGCGGAGGGCGGCCATATTTGACCCTTTTGGGAGAGACGGTGTTCAAGACGtgttttttacagaaattacataaatcgttttttttttttttgcctcttggTGGCAAATAatctattttacattgaatttgtattgatttatacttttagatttttgtttttaacaagtagatattgtattttaattgaaatatttttacataaaaaggGAAAACTAAATGTTCCCTCAATATTatacctttttgtttttaaattaaaaaaaaattggtgcgaaagtggcggcccgcgggccaaatctggaccgctgcataattttttgtggcccgggaaagtaaatcatgagttctgactttctgttttaggatcaaattaaaatgaagagtatagatgtatattaaatttcctgattttccccctttgaaatcaataattgtcattttttaatcaatttttttctgtgtttttagttcaaaaatcattttgtaaaatctaaaaatatatataaaaaaagctcaaataaacattgttttagatcaattaaaaaatgaacattcagggcttttaatccagttcttttaatccattaattaaaaaaaaatctaaatattaaatttaaaatggcccacatgaaatcaagttgacgttaatgcggcccgcgaaccaacccgagtttgacacccttgccatAGCTTAACCCGGTTTTGACATAACATGATGCATAACGccgttttttttacccatgaaGGGTATGTAGAGGAAATCGCAAAAGGGTCAAAGGAAAGAGGGGAAAACATATGGCGGCGGGATTGTATTCTCGCAGGCAAAGAGAGCGGCGAGCGGCGCCTGGATCTTTTCGCCGTAAATCTACGCGGGGCGGGAGCCTCTTATACAGCTCGCAGCGGGATTTTGGCCCGGGGCGAGGCCTCGTCTGGTCCGCCCGGCGGGGTGCTTTCCTGAGCCGGCCACTCCGGGGGGAGGGGCACCTGCGAGCGGGCACGATGACTGGTCAGGAGGCTGGCGGGGGAGGGGAGGGATGGAAAAGACACCAGCCGCTTCCAGGAAACGGACATCTGTTTAATGGATGAAATCTTCAGGTAGAGCGAAGACGGACATTCCCGTCCCTATCCCCGTTCTTAGCTAGCCGAGGCTAACGAGGCTAGCTAGCCGAGGCTTTTGTCGTCCGCCGGCGGAACGAGGGTTTTGATTGGACGGGCCCCCCTAGCAACAAGGCCAAAGTTTATAGATGGGCCGGCCTGCCAAATGACACAATATTTTCCATCCGTGAAGTTTATCAAGCACTCAGTCATCCTAGCAGACACCAGGGAGGATTCAAATCCCTTCAATTTCATATCTGGAGTTTTTATAATGCTAAAAGGTACACGTTGATATGAGTTCACGCTAGTTAGCGTTAGCGTTTTCTACGTCACGGCTTGGAAATGTCAACTAGgcacctgaaaaaaataatgataggCACCCATTACTTTGCTTACTTGAGTgtgtaataataatttttgctctttttatctttctatttatgtttttttaaaatgttatggaAAAATGTTGCCCTTTAAAAGAGGGTATAAGACATTTTGGCCATATTTCATTGAGTGGATAGTAGATCTCCgtgagtgttttgttttcttcctggCGTTTTGTCGATGTTACATTCCTTTGAATGGGACAATGTTGTCGAGATAGCGGCGGCCGTGCATGTTTGCTACATTAAGGCCTCAACGGGAGCAGCCCCCCCTGTGGTGGGAGCGCACACAGCTGTCCATGATAAGTGCAAAGGGAGCGGTCGCCAGGTAAATGAAAACACATGCGGCCACCGTAGGAAAGCCTTGGTGGTGCAGACGGGATCGAGAAATTGAGGTTTGGGATTTGGATTTGATGTTTGGATTTGGTAGTTGGATTTGGTAGTTGGATTTGGTAGTTGGATTTGGGATTGGGATTGGGATTGGGATTGGGATTGGGATTGGGATTGGTTTTGGATTTGGGATTGGAATTTAGAATTTAGAATTGGAATTGGGATTTGGTAGTTATATTTGGTATTTGGATTTGGCATTGGGATTTGGTAGTGGGATTTGGTTTTTGAATAGGAAGAGGGGAAAACATGGCGGGATTTGGTATTGGCATTGAGATTTATATTGGGATCTGGGATTAGGATTTgatattttgatttgggattttgaTTTGTGATTTTGATTTGTGATTTTGATTTGT includes:
- the khdc4 gene encoding KH homology domain-containing protein 4; translated protein: MSFGGSQNGGRRASKWDQPSLDSGAPGEAEAAPTGALDAAAAVAAKINAMLVAKGKLYPSQIGAPGPVDKILTVGKPQMAPKAKDDLVVAEVEINDVPITCRNLLTRGQTQDEISKVSSAAVSTRGRYMTAEEKGKAPPGDRPLYLHVQGQTRELVDRAVNKIKEIITNGVVKAATASSSVSSFSSTVTSATAYPQGPPPSLPPVKPHFHTGMHYVQDKTFVGLEHAVPSFAVKERVEGPNCSYLQHIQAETGAKVFLRGKGSGCLEPTSGREAFEPMYIYISHPKPEGLAAAKTLCQNLLQTVHAEYSRFLSQMNTMMPSQQGFPPPPVMNGIPPQPSYYPPAGFQPGYPMPVPPPQHQPPPMPYSMPPPIPPPNQLKVVLPQFPPTPGPPPPPPPNLAPPICPAPPVTAPLPTPLPPPPIHPPVRAPVPAPVSASVVQTVPPVSYIPLGVAPPKTQAPPSMSANPAQKRRFTEEVPDECDSNLLGYQHGPIHMTNLGAGYSTGSPETVRTPTTSSSGPPNERDGRQLMPPPMIPLNGVRPKMEERRPPPPQGLVEPAGKRLKTGLVAYAGDSSDEEDEHPIGKASGSGNPGGSLSASLDWIQGYRCPPPPPPRAKTQSQQSMPFWMAP
- the LOC144199498 gene encoding NADH dehydrogenase [ubiquinone] flavoprotein 1, mitochondrial-like → MLLARNIWTTLRRHVTSSTTVQSQPKKTKFGPLNDEDRIFTNLYGRHDWRLKGAFMRGDWYKTKEILLKGADWIINEVKTSGLRGRGGAGFPSGMKWSFMNKPSDGRPKYLVVNADEGEPGTCKDREIMRHDPHKLLEGCLIAGRAMGARAAYIYIRGEFYNESSNVQMAINEAYKAKLIGKNACASGYDFDVFVMRGAGAYICGEETALIESLEGKQGKPRLKPPFPADIGAFGCPTTVSNVETIAVAPAICRRGGAWFASFGRERNSGTKLFNISGHVNTPCTVEEEMSIPLRELIERHAGGVRGGWDNLLGVIPGGSSTPIIPRHVCDDVMMDFDDLVRAESALGTAAVIVMDKSTDVIQAVARLIEFYKHESCGQCTPCREGVEWMNGMMWRFVRGEAAVPEIDMIWELSKQIEGHTICALGDGAAWPVQGLIRHFRPEMEARIAQYNQKNVPRQTEIEMI